A single region of the Pseudomonas solani genome encodes:
- a CDS encoding carboxymuconolactone decarboxylase family protein → MSTARIQPLDAPYDPAVQAAFDKVMPPDVPPLKLFRSMARNPRVLQRLIAGGLLDPGSITLREREVLILRTTARCRAEYEWGVHVAFFAERAGFSAEQVADSCSERPDPALWSAAELALMELADGLNRSAQVGEGLWQRLASHFGEEQLIECLMLVGFYHAVSFVVNGTGVEREAGVPRFPR, encoded by the coding sequence ATGAGCACTGCGCGTATCCAACCCCTCGATGCCCCCTATGACCCGGCCGTGCAGGCCGCCTTCGACAAGGTCATGCCGCCCGACGTGCCGCCGCTCAAGCTGTTCCGCAGCATGGCGCGCAACCCCCGCGTACTGCAGCGCCTGATCGCCGGCGGCCTGCTGGACCCCGGCAGCATCACCCTGCGCGAACGCGAGGTGTTGATCCTGCGCACCACCGCCCGCTGCCGGGCCGAATACGAATGGGGCGTGCACGTGGCCTTCTTCGCCGAGCGCGCAGGGTTCAGTGCGGAACAGGTGGCGGACAGCTGCAGCGAGCGGCCTGACCCGGCGCTCTGGAGCGCGGCCGAACTGGCGCTAATGGAACTGGCCGATGGGTTGAACCGCTCGGCGCAGGTGGGGGAGGGGCTGTGGCAGCGGCTGGCCTCGCACTTCGGCGAGGAGCAGTTGATCGAGTGCCTGATGCTGGTCGGCTTCTACCACGCGGTGTCGTTCGTGGTGAACGGCACCGGCGTGGAGCGGGAAGCGGGGGTGCCGCGTTTTCCGCGCTGA
- a CDS encoding winged helix-turn-helix transcriptional regulator: MPLPLPGKPVRGSTSGRPIMALLDLLGRRWSLRILWELHQGPATFRELQARCEGLSPSVLNTRMGELRQALLVDLGDAGYRLSENGDELIQRCLPLAEWAETWAERLPPPSAE, encoded by the coding sequence ATGCCCCTTCCCCTCCCCGGCAAACCGGTTCGCGGCTCCACCAGCGGCCGCCCGATCATGGCCCTGCTGGACCTCCTCGGCCGTCGCTGGAGCCTGCGCATCCTCTGGGAATTGCACCAGGGCCCGGCCACCTTCCGTGAGCTCCAGGCACGCTGCGAAGGCCTCTCGCCCTCCGTGCTCAATACCCGCATGGGCGAGTTGCGCCAGGCGCTGCTGGTCGACCTGGGGGATGCCGGCTATCGGCTCAGCGAGAATGGCGACGAGTTGATCCAGCGCTGCCTGCCCCTCGCCGAGTGGGCTGAAACCTGGGCCGAACGCCTGCCGCCACCCTCGGCCGAATGA
- a CDS encoding cold-shock protein, with protein MSTRQSGTVKWFNDEKGFGFITPQEGPDLFVHYRSIESAGFKSLAEGQQVSYLVAKGPKGLQAEQVQVV; from the coding sequence ATGTCCACTCGTCAATCCGGCACCGTCAAATGGTTCAACGATGAAAAAGGCTTCGGCTTCATCACCCCCCAGGAAGGCCCGGACCTCTTCGTTCACTACCGCTCCATCGAAAGCGCCGGCTTCAAATCCCTGGCTGAAGGCCAGCAGGTGAGCTACCTCGTCGCCAAAGGCCCGAAAGGCCTGCAAGCCGAGCAAGTTCAGGTGGTCTAA
- a CDS encoding class I SAM-dependent methyltransferase has product MPGYLIKTSTFRVGGRDFHMQSLLDAEQFHDPLGEAADLGITADTWALFGQVWPAGEALAQTMATRDLTGLRVLEVGAGLCLASLVGHQRGGDMTASDIHPLIPTFLAENARLNGLPPMRYETCDWGGTEAFGEFDLIIGSDLLYDHDNQADLADFIDRHSASSVEVLLVDPDRQGQQVFHDEMAELGYGMDISHADCMLANGERFKGSYLHFSRGAVAA; this is encoded by the coding sequence ATGCCAGGCTATCTGATCAAGACCAGTACCTTCCGGGTGGGCGGCAGGGACTTCCACATGCAATCGCTGCTGGATGCCGAGCAGTTCCACGACCCGCTGGGCGAGGCTGCCGACCTGGGCATCACCGCCGATACCTGGGCGCTGTTCGGCCAGGTGTGGCCGGCAGGCGAAGCGCTGGCCCAGACGATGGCGACCCGCGACCTCACCGGTTTGCGCGTGCTGGAAGTCGGCGCCGGGCTCTGCCTGGCCAGCCTGGTGGGCCACCAGCGCGGCGGTGACATGACCGCCAGCGACATCCACCCGCTGATCCCCACCTTCCTCGCCGAGAACGCCCGCCTCAACGGCCTGCCACCGATGCGCTACGAAACCTGCGACTGGGGCGGCACCGAAGCGTTCGGCGAGTTCGACCTGATCATCGGCAGCGACCTGCTCTATGACCATGACAACCAGGCCGACCTGGCCGACTTCATCGACCGCCACTCCGCGAGTTCCGTGGAAGTGCTGCTGGTCGACCCGGATCGCCAGGGCCAGCAGGTCTTCCATGACGAGATGGCCGAGCTCGGCTACGGCATGGACATTAGCCACGCCGACTGCATGCTGGCCAATGGCGAGCGCTTCAAGGGCTCCTACCTGCACTTCAGCCGAGGCGCCGTCGCCGCCTGA
- the folE gene encoding GTP cyclohydrolase I FolE, protein MESSNQKLEQHYTAILGQLGEDVSREGLLDTPKRAAKAMQYLCRGYEQTLEEVTNGALFSSDNSEMVLVKDIELYSLCEHHLLPFIGKAHVAYLPSGKVLGLSKVARIVDMFARRLQIQENLSRQIAEAVQQVTGAAGVAVVIEAQHMCMMMRGVEKQNSSMVTSVMLGEFRQNAATRSEFLSLIR, encoded by the coding sequence ATGGAATCTAGCAATCAGAAACTCGAGCAACACTACACCGCGATCCTCGGCCAGCTCGGCGAGGACGTCTCCCGCGAAGGCCTGCTGGACACCCCCAAGCGTGCCGCCAAGGCCATGCAGTACCTCTGCCGCGGCTACGAGCAGACGCTGGAGGAAGTCACCAACGGTGCGCTGTTCAGCTCCGACAACAGCGAAATGGTGCTGGTGAAGGACATCGAGCTGTACTCCCTGTGCGAACACCACCTGCTGCCCTTCATCGGCAAGGCCCACGTCGCCTACCTGCCGAGCGGCAAGGTGCTGGGCCTGTCCAAGGTCGCGCGCATCGTCGACATGTTCGCCCGCCGCCTGCAGATCCAGGAAAACCTCAGCCGCCAGATCGCCGAGGCCGTGCAGCAGGTCACCGGCGCCGCCGGTGTCGCCGTGGTCATCGAAGCCCAGCACATGTGCATGATGATGCGCGGCGTGGAGAAGCAGAACTCCTCCATGGTCACCTCGGTGATGCTCGGCGAGTTCCGCCAGAACGCCGCGACCCGCAGCGAGTTCCTCAGCCTGATCCGCTGA
- a CDS encoding GFA family protein: protein MKYTGGCHCGRIAFEVDGSPLAEVMECNCSLCSKRGYLLWFVPRAQLTLSTPDTDLSTYRFNRMHIAHHFCANCGCAPFGEAADPQGNAMAAVNVRCLEGVDPDTLKVVKVDGRSF, encoded by the coding sequence ATGAAATACACAGGCGGCTGCCATTGCGGCCGGATCGCGTTCGAGGTGGATGGCAGCCCGCTCGCCGAAGTGATGGAGTGCAACTGCTCGCTGTGCAGCAAGCGCGGCTACCTGCTTTGGTTCGTGCCACGGGCGCAACTGACGCTGTCGACCCCGGACACGGACCTGTCCACCTACCGCTTCAACCGCATGCACATCGCCCATCACTTCTGTGCCAACTGCGGCTGCGCGCCCTTCGGCGAGGCGGCCGATCCCCAGGGTAATGCCATGGCGGCGGTGAACGTGCGCTGCCTGGAGGGCGTCGACCCCGACACCCTGAAGGTGGTGAAGGTGGATGGGCGCAGCTTCTAG
- a CDS encoding GNAT family N-acetyltransferase produces the protein MTTPSLNGPRVGLRPFRADDAPEVQRLAGDPAIAATTATIPHPYPLELAQGWIASLEPGYPQRPRITWAIVRREDDALLGCISLMGLRAGAESGELAYWIGKPYWGQGYMQEAARLVLAHAFEVLGLAWVEGYCLAHNPASARVMTGIGLQPLGQRFPREFRGREETLLGFRLDMAHWATLV, from the coding sequence ATGACGACGCCATCGCTCAATGGCCCGCGCGTCGGGCTGCGCCCCTTCAGGGCCGACGACGCGCCCGAGGTCCAGCGCCTGGCCGGTGACCCGGCCATCGCGGCGACCACCGCGACCATTCCCCATCCCTATCCCCTGGAACTGGCCCAGGGCTGGATCGCCAGCCTGGAGCCTGGCTACCCGCAGCGCCCGCGCATCACCTGGGCCATCGTCCGGCGCGAAGACGATGCGCTGCTCGGCTGCATCAGCCTGATGGGGCTGCGAGCTGGCGCCGAATCCGGCGAGCTGGCCTACTGGATCGGCAAGCCTTACTGGGGCCAGGGCTACATGCAGGAGGCCGCACGCCTGGTGCTGGCCCACGCCTTCGAGGTGCTCGGCCTGGCCTGGGTGGAGGGTTACTGCCTGGCGCACAACCCGGCCTCGGCGCGGGTGATGACCGGCATCGGCCTGCAGCCCCTGGGGCAGCGCTTCCCCCGCGAGTTCCGTGGGCGCGAGGAGACGCTGCTGGGCTTCCGCCTGGACATGGCGCACTGGGCGACCCTGGTCTAA
- a CDS encoding glutathione S-transferase family protein — protein sequence MYKVHGDYISGNCYKVKLILTLLGKPYQWVPVDILKGETQSEAFLALNPNGKIPVLELEDGTTLWESNAILNFLAEGSDLLPSEPRLRTQVLQWQFFEQYSHEPYVAVARFIKLYQGMPAEREEEYRTCLVRGYKALKVMEQQLSRTPYLVGEQYSIADIALYAYTHVAEEGGFDLSRFPAVLAWMDRVASHPKHVGMLG from the coding sequence ATGTACAAGGTTCACGGCGATTACATCTCCGGCAATTGCTACAAGGTCAAACTGATCCTCACCCTGCTCGGCAAGCCCTACCAGTGGGTGCCGGTGGACATCCTCAAGGGCGAGACCCAGAGCGAGGCCTTCCTGGCGCTGAACCCCAACGGCAAGATCCCGGTGCTGGAACTGGAAGACGGCACCACGCTCTGGGAGTCCAACGCCATCCTCAACTTCCTCGCCGAGGGCAGCGACCTGCTGCCCAGCGAGCCGCGCCTGCGCACCCAGGTGCTGCAGTGGCAGTTCTTCGAGCAGTACAGCCACGAGCCCTATGTGGCGGTGGCGCGCTTCATCAAGCTCTACCAGGGCATGCCCGCCGAGCGCGAAGAGGAATACCGCACCTGCCTGGTGCGGGGCTACAAGGCGCTCAAGGTGATGGAACAGCAGCTCTCGCGCACGCCGTACCTGGTGGGCGAGCAGTACTCCATCGCCGACATCGCCCTCTATGCCTACACCCATGTGGCGGAAGAGGGCGGTTTCGACCTCTCGCGCTTCCCGGCCGTACTGGCCTGGATGGACCGCGTGGCCAGCCACCCGAAACACGTGGGCATGCTGGGCTGA
- a CDS encoding aminotransferase-like domain-containing protein encodes MAFSERIARLKSSLIREILAAAQRPEVMSFAGGLPAEPMLPKVEWADMPVSMGQYGMSEGEPALREAIAAEAQKLGVQCDASQVLIVSGSQQTLDLASKLFIDPGTEVLLEAPTYLAALQAFQLFGADCIAVAQEADGPELASLRQRLEQHKLAFAYLIPTFQNPSAVRYSEAKRDAVAALLDEFGVTLIEDEPYRELVFDEGTATPIVSRLKKASWIYTGTVSKTLLPGLRVGFLIASPDLFPYLLRLKQSADLHTNRIGQWQALQWLGTEQYREHLAELRDFYRQRRDAMQAALEEHFADLATWQIPQGGLFFWLALKQPLDTRTLLKPALEQNVAFMPGEPFFIDPDQHPGYLRLNFSHVAPERLGEGLQRLAGVIRHALAAEAA; translated from the coding sequence ATGGCCTTCTCCGAACGCATCGCCCGCCTGAAAAGCTCCTTGATCCGTGAAATCCTTGCTGCGGCGCAGCGCCCGGAGGTGATGTCCTTCGCCGGTGGCCTGCCGGCCGAACCGATGCTGCCGAAGGTGGAGTGGGCGGACATGCCGGTGAGCATGGGCCAGTACGGTATGAGCGAAGGCGAGCCGGCGCTGCGCGAGGCCATCGCCGCTGAGGCGCAGAAGCTGGGCGTGCAGTGCGACGCCAGCCAGGTGCTGATCGTCAGCGGCTCCCAGCAGACCCTGGACCTGGCGTCCAAGCTGTTCATCGACCCGGGCACCGAAGTGCTGCTGGAGGCGCCGACCTACCTGGCCGCCCTGCAGGCCTTCCAGCTGTTCGGCGCCGATTGCATCGCCGTGGCCCAGGAAGCCGACGGCCCCGAGCTGGCCTCCCTGCGCCAGCGCCTGGAGCAGCACAAGCTGGCCTTCGCCTACCTGATCCCGACCTTCCAGAACCCCTCGGCCGTGCGCTACAGCGAAGCCAAGCGCGATGCCGTGGCGGCGCTGCTGGACGAGTTCGGCGTGACCCTGATCGAAGACGAGCCCTACCGTGAGCTGGTGTTCGACGAAGGCACCGCTACCCCTATCGTCAGCCGCCTGAAGAAGGCCAGCTGGATCTACACCGGCACGGTGTCCAAGACCCTGCTGCCGGGCCTGCGCGTGGGCTTCCTGATCGCCAGCCCGGACCTGTTCCCCTACCTGCTGCGCCTGAAGCAGTCCGCCGACCTGCACACCAACCGCATCGGCCAGTGGCAGGCCCTGCAATGGCTGGGCACCGAGCAGTACCGCGAGCACCTGGCCGAACTGCGCGACTTCTACCGCCAGCGCCGCGACGCCATGCAGGCGGCGCTGGAAGAGCATTTCGCCGACCTCGCCACCTGGCAGATTCCCCAGGGCGGCCTGTTCTTCTGGCTGGCGCTGAAGCAGCCGCTGGACACCCGTACTCTGCTCAAGCCGGCGCTGGAGCAGAACGTCGCTTTCATGCCGGGCGAGCCTTTCTTCATCGACCCGGACCAGCATCCCGGCTATCTGCGTCTTAACTTCAGCCATGTGGCACCCGAGCGCCTGGGCGAAGGCCTGCAGCGCCTCGCCGGGGTCATCCGTCACGCACTGGCCGCCGAGGCCGCCTGA
- a CDS encoding MarR family winged helix-turn-helix transcriptional regulator, translated as MLDLKNPAVQHAAMEAFFFGYQAFTSKPDEMLARRGLSRVHHRILFFIAKYPGLSVKEMLGYLGVSKQALNTPLRQLMEMDLVQSTAADDDKRKRQLGLTADGSKLEKSLRREQARLLERAFSEAGADAVDGWLKVNQALSSARPGESEEAA; from the coding sequence ATGCTTGACCTTAAAAACCCAGCCGTCCAGCACGCCGCCATGGAAGCCTTCTTCTTCGGCTACCAGGCCTTCACCAGCAAGCCCGACGAAATGCTCGCCCGTCGCGGCCTGTCGCGGGTGCACCACCGCATCCTGTTCTTCATCGCCAAGTACCCGGGGCTCAGCGTCAAGGAGATGCTCGGCTACCTGGGCGTCAGCAAGCAGGCGTTGAACACGCCCCTGCGCCAATTGATGGAGATGGACCTGGTGCAGAGCACCGCCGCCGACGACGACAAGCGCAAGCGCCAGCTGGGCCTGACCGCCGACGGTTCGAAACTGGAGAAGAGCCTGCGCCGCGAGCAGGCGCGCCTGCTGGAACGCGCCTTCAGCGAGGCCGGGGCGGACGCCGTGGATGGCTGGCTGAAGGTCAACCAGGCATTGTCCAGCGCGCGCCCGGGCGAGAGCGAAGAAGCCGCCTGA
- a CDS encoding LysE family translocator: MSLELLLAFALFAFVTSITPGPNNMMLLASGVNFGVRRSLPHMLGISLGFMVLVIAVGLGLHQVFEQVPVLYTTLRYLGAAYLLYLAWKIAGSGAPDSRDSGARPFTFLQAAAFQWVNPKAWVMAIGAITTYTPQENFVTNALLIAALFALINCPSVGLWTVAGSLLRRWLSSPRVLRAFNIGMALLLVASLYPILVDFKGTV, encoded by the coding sequence ATGAGCCTGGAACTGCTGCTCGCCTTCGCCCTGTTCGCCTTCGTTACCTCGATCACACCGGGCCCCAACAACATGATGCTGCTCGCCTCCGGGGTGAACTTCGGCGTGCGCCGCAGCCTGCCGCACATGCTCGGCATCAGCCTGGGCTTCATGGTCCTGGTGATCGCGGTCGGCCTCGGCCTGCACCAGGTCTTCGAGCAGGTGCCGGTGCTCTACACCACCCTGCGCTACCTGGGCGCGGCCTACCTCCTCTACCTGGCGTGGAAGATCGCCGGCTCCGGTGCCCCCGACAGCCGTGACAGCGGCGCGCGGCCCTTCACCTTCCTCCAGGCGGCGGCCTTCCAGTGGGTCAACCCCAAGGCCTGGGTCATGGCGATCGGCGCCATCACCACCTATACCCCCCAGGAGAACTTCGTCACCAACGCCCTGCTGATCGCCGCGCTGTTCGCTCTGATCAACTGCCCCAGCGTCGGGCTCTGGACCGTGGCCGGCAGCCTGCTGCGCCGCTGGCTGTCCTCGCCACGGGTGCTGCGTGCCTTCAATATCGGCATGGCCCTGCTGCTGGTGGCCTCGCTCTATCCGATCCTCGTCGACTTCAAGGGAACCGTCTGA
- a CDS encoding benzoate/H(+) symporter BenE family transporter has protein sequence MTQASDSSAALPRLRPLADSSPSAVVAGFIAMLTGYTSSLVLMFQAGQAAGLSAGQISSWIWALSIGMAACSIGLSLRYRTPITVAWSTPGAALLITSLPGVSYNEAIGAFIVCAVLLTLVGLTGGFERLMRRLPGSLAAALLAGILFKIGSEIFVAAQHRTALVLAMFFSYLLLKRLQPRYAVLVALLVGCAMSAALGLLDFSGFDFALAQPVWTTPSFSFTAIISIGIPLFIVAMASQNIPGIAVLRADGYQVPASPLISVTGFASLLLAPFGSHGINLAAISAAICTGPHAHEDRNKRYTAAVWCGIFYGIAGTFAATLAALFAAFPKELVLSVAALALFGSISNGLTVAMNEPKEREAALITFMVTASGMSLLSIGSAFWGLVAGVLTLVILNWNTGKN, from the coding sequence ATGACCCAGGCTTCCGACTCCAGCGCCGCCCTGCCCCGCCTGCGCCCGCTGGCCGACTCCTCGCCCTCGGCGGTGGTGGCGGGCTTCATCGCCATGCTCACCGGCTACACCAGTTCCCTGGTGCTGATGTTCCAGGCAGGCCAGGCCGCCGGGCTCAGCGCCGGGCAGATTTCCTCGTGGATCTGGGCCCTGTCCATCGGCATGGCGGCCTGCAGCATCGGTTTGTCGCTGCGCTACCGCACGCCCATCACCGTGGCCTGGTCGACCCCCGGCGCGGCACTGCTGATCACCAGCCTGCCGGGCGTCTCCTACAACGAGGCCATCGGCGCCTTCATCGTCTGCGCCGTGCTGCTCACCCTGGTCGGCCTCACCGGCGGCTTCGAGCGCCTGATGCGCCGCCTGCCCGGCTCCCTGGCCGCCGCACTGCTGGCGGGCATCCTGTTCAAGATCGGCAGCGAAATCTTCGTCGCCGCGCAGCACCGCACCGCGCTGGTACTGGCGATGTTCTTCAGCTACCTGCTGCTCAAGCGCCTGCAGCCGCGCTACGCGGTACTGGTGGCGCTGCTGGTGGGGTGCGCCATGTCGGCGGCGCTGGGGCTGCTGGACTTCAGCGGCTTCGACTTCGCCCTGGCGCAGCCGGTATGGACCACGCCGAGCTTCTCCTTCACCGCCATCATCAGCATCGGCATCCCGCTGTTCATCGTCGCCATGGCCTCGCAGAACATCCCCGGCATCGCCGTGCTGCGCGCCGACGGCTACCAGGTACCGGCCTCGCCGCTGATCTCGGTCACCGGCTTCGCCTCGCTGCTGCTGGCGCCCTTCGGCTCCCACGGCATCAACCTGGCGGCCATCAGCGCCGCCATCTGCACCGGCCCCCACGCCCACGAGGACCGCAACAAGCGCTACACCGCCGCAGTCTGGTGCGGCATCTTCTACGGCATCGCCGGCACCTTCGCCGCCACCCTCGCCGCGCTGTTCGCCGCCTTCCCCAAGGAGCTGGTGCTCTCGGTGGCCGCCCTGGCGCTGTTCGGCTCCATCAGCAACGGCCTGACCGTGGCGATGAACGAACCCAAAGAACGCGAAGCGGCGCTGATCACCTTCATGGTCACCGCCTCGGGCATGAGCCTGCTGTCCATCGGCTCGGCCTTCTGGGGCCTGGTGGCCGGGGTGCTGACCCTGGTGATCCTCAACTGGAATACAGGCAAGAACTGA
- a CDS encoding bile acid:sodium symporter family protein, which translates to MTASPLVTVFLPLALGIIMLGLGLSLTLADFARVVKFPKPVLIGLGCQILLLPLACFLLAKGFQLEAALAVGMMLLAASPGGTSANLYSHLAHGDVALNITLTAVNSVIAILTMPFIVNLSLAHFMTGDQAIPLQFAKVVQVFAIVLGPVAIGMFLRSRFPGFAARMETPVKIISALFLLLIIVLAVAKDWRTFVDYAPVVGLAALAFNLISLAVGYFVPRLCRLSQRQAVAIGMEIGIHNGTLAIALALSPMLLNNPTMAIPAAIYSIIMFFTAAAFGWWVNRVHGRELTSEA; encoded by the coding sequence ATGACCGCAAGCCCCCTGGTAACCGTCTTCCTGCCCCTGGCACTGGGCATCATCATGCTCGGCCTCGGGCTGTCCCTGACTCTGGCGGACTTCGCCCGGGTGGTGAAATTCCCCAAACCGGTGCTGATCGGCCTCGGTTGCCAGATCCTCCTGCTGCCGCTGGCCTGCTTCCTGCTCGCCAAGGGCTTCCAGCTGGAAGCAGCACTGGCGGTGGGCATGATGCTGCTGGCAGCATCCCCCGGCGGCACCTCGGCCAACCTCTATAGCCACCTGGCCCACGGCGACGTGGCGCTGAACATCACCCTGACGGCGGTGAACTCGGTGATCGCCATCCTCACCATGCCCTTTATCGTCAACCTGTCCCTGGCCCACTTCATGACTGGCGACCAGGCCATCCCCCTGCAATTCGCCAAGGTGGTGCAGGTGTTCGCCATCGTTCTCGGCCCGGTGGCCATCGGCATGTTCCTGCGCAGCCGCTTCCCCGGGTTCGCCGCGCGCATGGAAACGCCGGTGAAGATCATCTCGGCGCTGTTCCTGCTGCTGATCATCGTGCTGGCGGTGGCCAAGGACTGGCGCACCTTCGTCGACTACGCCCCGGTGGTGGGCCTGGCGGCGCTGGCGTTCAACCTCATCAGCCTGGCGGTGGGCTACTTCGTGCCGCGCCTGTGCCGCCTCAGCCAGCGCCAGGCGGTGGCCATCGGCATGGAGATCGGCATCCACAACGGCACCCTGGCCATCGCCCTGGCGCTGAGCCCGATGCTGCTGAACAACCCGACCATGGCCATTCCGGCGGCCATCTACAGCATCATCATGTTCTTCACCGCCGCCGCCTTCGGCTGGTGGGTCAACCGCGTGCACGGACGCGAGCTGACGTCGGAGGCCTGA
- a CDS encoding SDR family oxidoreductase, giving the protein MSMTFSGQVALVTGAANGIGRATAQAFAAEGLKVVVSDVDAAGGEGTVQLIRDAGGDATFIRCNVTVDAEVKALVEGTVAAYGRLDYAFNNAGIEIEKGKLAEGSEAEFDAIMGVNVKGVWLCMKYQIPQMLAQGSAGAIVNTASVAGLGAAPKMSIYAASKHAVIGLTKSAAVEYAKKKIRVNAVCPAVIDTDMFRRAYEADPKKGEFAAAMHPVGRIGKVEEIAGAVLYLCSDAAGFTTGHSLAVDGGATAI; this is encoded by the coding sequence ATGAGCATGACTTTCTCTGGCCAGGTCGCCCTGGTGACTGGCGCCGCCAATGGTATCGGCCGCGCGACCGCCCAGGCATTCGCCGCCGAAGGCCTGAAGGTGGTGGTGTCCGATGTCGACGCCGCCGGTGGCGAAGGCACTGTGCAACTGATCCGCGATGCCGGTGGCGACGCCACCTTCATCCGCTGCAACGTCACCGTCGATGCCGAGGTGAAGGCCCTGGTAGAAGGCACCGTCGCCGCCTATGGCCGCCTCGACTACGCCTTCAACAACGCCGGCATCGAGATCGAGAAGGGCAAGCTGGCCGAGGGTTCCGAGGCCGAGTTCGACGCCATCATGGGCGTCAACGTCAAGGGCGTCTGGCTGTGCATGAAGTACCAGATCCCGCAGATGCTGGCCCAGGGCAGCGCCGGCGCCATCGTCAACACCGCCTCCGTTGCTGGCCTTGGCGCCGCGCCGAAGATGAGCATCTACGCCGCCTCCAAGCACGCGGTGATCGGCCTGACCAAATCGGCGGCCGTCGAGTACGCGAAGAAGAAGATCCGCGTCAACGCGGTGTGCCCGGCGGTGATCGACACCGACATGTTCCGTCGCGCCTACGAGGCCGACCCGAAGAAGGGCGAGTTCGCCGCCGCCATGCACCCGGTGGGGCGCATCGGCAAGGTCGAGGAGATCGCCGGCGCGGTGCTCTACCTGTGCAGCGACGCCGCGGGCTTCACCACCGGCCATTCCCTGGCCGTGGACGGTGGTGCCACCGCCATCTGA
- a CDS encoding NADP-dependent oxidoreductase, translated as MSQLNRQFLLAKRPVGAATRDTFSYVEKPVAEPGPNQIVVENLYLSLDPAMRGWMNDAKSYIPPVGLGEVMRALGVGKVIASNHPDFAVGDHVNGALGVQDYFVGEPRGFYKVDPSRAPLPLYLSALGMTGMTAYFALLDVGAPKAGDTVVLSGAAGAVGSIAGQIAKIKGCRVVGIAGGADKCRFLIDELGFDAAIDYKNEDVAAGLKRECPKGVDVYFDNVGGDILDAVLTRLAPRARIVICGAISQYNNKEAVKGPANYLSLLVNRARMEGFVVMDHAANFASAAQEMGGWMAAGKLKSKEDIVEGLETFPETLGKLFSGENFGKLVLKVK; from the coding sequence ATGTCCCAGCTAAACCGCCAGTTCCTGCTCGCCAAGCGTCCGGTCGGCGCAGCCACCCGCGACACCTTCTCCTATGTCGAGAAGCCGGTGGCCGAGCCCGGGCCGAACCAGATAGTCGTGGAGAACCTCTACCTGTCCCTCGACCCGGCCATGCGCGGCTGGATGAACGACGCCAAGTCCTACATCCCGCCGGTGGGCCTGGGCGAAGTGATGCGCGCCCTGGGCGTGGGCAAGGTGATCGCCTCCAACCACCCGGACTTCGCAGTGGGCGACCACGTCAACGGCGCCCTGGGCGTGCAGGACTACTTCGTCGGCGAGCCCCGCGGCTTCTACAAGGTCGACCCGAGCCGCGCACCGCTGCCGCTCTACCTCTCCGCCCTGGGCATGACCGGCATGACCGCCTACTTCGCCCTGCTCGACGTCGGTGCGCCCAAGGCCGGTGACACCGTGGTGCTCTCCGGCGCCGCCGGCGCGGTCGGCAGCATCGCCGGGCAGATCGCCAAGATCAAAGGCTGCCGCGTGGTCGGCATCGCCGGTGGCGCCGACAAGTGCCGCTTCCTGATCGACGAACTCGGCTTCGACGCCGCCATCGACTACAAGAACGAAGACGTCGCCGCCGGCCTCAAGCGCGAGTGCCCGAAAGGCGTGGACGTGTACTTCGACAACGTCGGCGGCGACATCCTCGACGCCGTGCTCACCCGCCTGGCCCCGCGCGCGCGCATCGTCATCTGCGGCGCCATCAGCCAGTACAACAACAAGGAAGCGGTGAAGGGCCCGGCCAACTACCTGTCGCTGCTGGTCAACCGCGCGCGCATGGAAGGCTTCGTGGTCATGGACCACGCCGCCAACTTCGCCAGCGCCGCCCAGGAAATGGGCGGCTGGATGGCCGCCGGCAAGCTGAAGAGCAAGGAAGACATCGTCGAAGGCCTGGAAACCTTCCCGGAAACCCTCGGCAAGCTGTTCAGCGGCGAGAACTTCGGCAAGCTGGTGCTGAAGGTCAAGTAA